A region of Flavobacterium album DNA encodes the following proteins:
- a CDS encoding LTA synthase family protein, with translation MFRKIHLPGRFALLFSFIAWFLIVSQLLRLCFFIWQYDEVSWNIINLLRTLLTGLMFDIGAVTYICLPAILYYVLLPNRWIGLWADKALVWFFTSLTIFILVFTFFAELTFWDEFKTRFNFIAVDYLIYTHEVVANINQSYPLPLLVGGVTIITAAMLFLFYKRRAFSKTFTHRASLAQRAVLLAGGVMIALVYTAFVTNNSAEWSSNRYNSEISKNGVYAFFAAFRNNQMKYNEFYTSIDNNKAFTIVRSKLVGSESEFTGGGFSIHRTITDSLPSGEKKNVVFILVESLSGSFMKEFGNQEHITPFLDSLAQKSVFFENLYATGTRTVRGMEAVTLCIPPTPGQSIVKRPENANLYTVNSVFKARGYDSNFFYGGDGYFDNMNAYFGGNGFTIYDRGRGSVLSDKIKTTRNNIDDNEVTFENAWGICDEDIFNKMLKVADRQYKDKLPFFNFVMTTSNHRPYSYPEGKIDIPSGTSRQGAVKYTDYALRDLFQKAKTKPWYKNTVFVIIADHCASSAGKDEIDVANYHIPAFIVNLPESDNKKIAQQCSQIDLFPTLFSLMHWNYESDFFGKNVLGSNYEERSLMGTYRKLVLMKQEKVMVLSDQKKQAFYTWNKKDNSLKPLPMDRSFLDEAISWYQTADYLFTNKLLK, from the coding sequence ATGTTCAGGAAGATTCATTTACCGGGAAGGTTTGCACTGTTATTCAGCTTTATTGCCTGGTTCCTAATTGTATCGCAGCTGTTGCGCCTGTGCTTTTTTATATGGCAATATGATGAAGTTTCGTGGAACATCATCAACCTGCTGAGGACGTTGCTCACGGGGCTGATGTTTGACATAGGCGCTGTAACCTATATCTGCCTTCCGGCTATATTGTACTATGTGCTGCTGCCCAATCGCTGGATAGGTTTGTGGGCAGACAAGGCGCTGGTGTGGTTTTTTACGAGCCTTACCATCTTTATACTGGTATTTACCTTTTTTGCGGAGCTTACCTTTTGGGATGAATTCAAGACCCGTTTCAATTTCATAGCGGTAGATTACCTCATCTATACGCATGAGGTGGTAGCTAATATCAACCAATCGTACCCTCTGCCGTTGCTGGTAGGTGGTGTCACAATAATAACGGCTGCCATGCTTTTCCTTTTCTATAAAAGAAGGGCTTTCAGCAAAACCTTTACGCACCGCGCTTCGTTGGCGCAAAGGGCGGTACTGCTTGCAGGCGGGGTGATGATAGCCCTGGTATATACCGCATTTGTAACCAATAATAGCGCGGAGTGGTCGTCTAACCGCTATAACTCTGAAATATCCAAGAATGGCGTGTACGCCTTCTTTGCAGCCTTCAGGAATAACCAGATGAAATATAACGAGTTTTATACCTCGATAGATAATAATAAGGCCTTCACCATTGTACGGAGTAAGTTGGTTGGTTCTGAATCCGAATTTACAGGTGGAGGCTTCTCGATACACAGGACTATTACTGACAGCCTCCCATCAGGGGAAAAGAAAAATGTAGTCTTCATACTTGTAGAAAGTCTTAGTGGCAGCTTTATGAAAGAATTTGGCAACCAGGAACACATCACACCGTTCCTGGACAGCCTGGCGCAAAAAAGCGTGTTCTTTGAAAACCTGTATGCTACGGGCACACGCACCGTAAGAGGCATGGAAGCCGTAACACTCTGCATACCGCCAACACCGGGACAAAGCATCGTAAAAAGGCCGGAGAACGCCAACCTATATACAGTTAACAGCGTATTTAAGGCCAGGGGTTACGACAGCAATTTCTTTTATGGCGGTGATGGTTATTTTGACAACATGAACGCATATTTCGGGGGCAATGGCTTTACCATATACGACCGCGGCCGTGGTAGCGTACTGAGCGACAAGATAAAAACTACCCGCAACAACATTGACGACAACGAGGTTACTTTTGAAAACGCATGGGGAATATGCGATGAGGACATCTTCAACAAAATGCTTAAGGTGGCCGACCGGCAGTACAAAGACAAACTGCCGTTCTTTAATTTTGTAATGACAACTTCCAACCACAGGCCGTACAGCTATCCGGAAGGAAAGATAGACATCCCATCGGGCACGAGCCGCCAGGGTGCGGTAAAATATACCGACTATGCACTGAGGGACCTATTCCAAAAAGCAAAAACAAAGCCGTGGTATAAAAACACAGTGTTCGTTATAATTGCCGACCATTGCGCCAGCAGTGCAGGTAAAGACGAGATTGACGTGGCCAATTACCACATCCCGGCCTTTATTGTGAACCTGCCGGAAAGTGACAACAAAAAAATTGCACAACAATGCTCACAAATAGACTTGTTCCCTACCCTGTTCTCACTGATGCACTGGAATTATGAGTCTGATTTCTTTGGGAAAAATGTACTGGGCAGCAATTATGAAGAAAGGTCTTTGATGGGAACTTACAGGAAGCTCGTCCTGATGAAGCAGGAAAAAGTGATGGTATTGTCTGACCAGAAGAAACAGGCTTTTTACACCTGGAATAAAAAGGACAACAGCCTGAAACCGCTGCCTATGGATAGAAGCTTTCTGGACGAAGCGATATCATGGTACCAGACTGCCGACTATCTTTTCACGAATAAGCTTTTAAAGTAA
- a CDS encoding diacylglycerol/lipid kinase family protein, protein MTYIHFIVNPISGKGTHGLTESYIKSFFPEDKFRIEVYPTQHKGHAIELAKAAVILNADYVVACGGDGTINEVASCLINTNAKLGIIPVGSGNGLASNLQIPRDYKTAMEIIRDGKTSTIDSGTINGQYFFSNTGLGIDAAIIRNYEHSGKRTLLSYIKASLRASFSYKPAITSVSYNNGTFKVKPFLLFISNSNEMGYNMSLTPKASLSDGWLDLVIVPELSFFGKLLLGYYVLRNKVEKFKKAKHALVRDVNIQMPENIFTDVQIDGEYRQLKTNTFTIGVLENALKVLTR, encoded by the coding sequence ATGACTTACATCCACTTTATAGTGAACCCTATTTCGGGGAAAGGGACGCATGGCCTGACGGAAAGCTACATCAAAAGCTTTTTCCCTGAAGACAAATTCCGGATCGAGGTTTACCCTACGCAGCATAAAGGGCACGCTATAGAGCTCGCTAAGGCAGCAGTTATACTGAATGCCGACTATGTAGTGGCCTGTGGCGGCGATGGCACTATCAACGAAGTGGCTTCCTGCCTGATCAATACCAATGCAAAGCTTGGCATTATACCGGTAGGCTCGGGGAATGGGCTGGCATCTAACCTCCAGATACCTCGCGACTATAAAACCGCCATGGAAATCATCCGTGACGGAAAAACTTCGACTATTGATTCAGGTACTATAAACGGGCAATATTTTTTCAGCAATACAGGGCTCGGCATCGATGCCGCGATCATTCGAAATTATGAACACTCCGGTAAACGCACCCTGCTGTCTTATATAAAAGCATCCTTGCGTGCCAGCTTCAGCTACAAGCCTGCCATCACTTCTGTTTCCTATAATAACGGAACCTTTAAAGTAAAGCCTTTCCTGCTGTTCATTTCCAACTCTAATGAAATGGGCTACAATATGAGCCTTACACCCAAAGCAAGCCTTAGCGACGGCTGGCTGGACCTTGTCATTGTTCCCGAACTTTCCTTCTTCGGCAAACTGTTGCTGGGGTACTATGTGCTTCGCAATAAAGTTGAAAAATTCAAAAAAGCAAAACATGCCTTAGTGCGCGATGTAAACATCCAAATGCCTGAAAACATATTTACCGATGTACAGATAGACGGGGAATACCGTCAATTAAAAACCAACACTTTTACTATTGGGGTTTTGGAAAATGCTTTAAAAGTGCTTACCCGATAA
- a CDS encoding phosphatase PAP2 family protein, with translation MKKLVFWCFLSIASFPATAQTVTEQDSITVDTVSRYKFHYKQLLIPAALIGYGVIGIESDQLKTWNLQIRDEVKEDIDEKISIDDFSQWAPAVSVYALDAFGVKAKHNFKDRSVILLTSYAIMSGTVLGLKSLTKIERPDGSSNNSFPSGHTATAFAGAEFLWQEYKDQSVWYGIAGYAVATGTGIFRIYNNRHWLTDVAAGAGIGILSTKIAYWINPIVKRTLFGSKESKSTSVLVPSYDGKQVGLCFVRTF, from the coding sequence ATGAAAAAGTTAGTGTTTTGGTGCTTTTTAAGCATTGCTTCTTTTCCTGCAACAGCACAGACAGTTACAGAGCAGGACAGTATTACGGTTGATACCGTGAGCAGGTATAAATTCCACTATAAACAATTACTTATCCCTGCGGCGCTCATTGGGTATGGGGTAATAGGGATTGAAAGCGACCAGCTTAAAACCTGGAACCTCCAGATACGTGATGAAGTGAAAGAAGACATTGATGAAAAAATTTCGATTGATGACTTTTCGCAGTGGGCTCCCGCAGTTTCGGTCTACGCACTGGATGCTTTCGGCGTAAAGGCAAAGCATAACTTTAAGGACAGGTCGGTGATATTGCTAACTTCCTATGCTATCATGTCGGGCACCGTTTTAGGTTTAAAATCACTTACCAAAATCGAAAGGCCGGATGGGAGTTCCAACAATTCTTTCCCATCAGGGCATACGGCAACAGCTTTTGCAGGGGCAGAGTTCTTATGGCAGGAATATAAGGATCAATCCGTTTGGTACGGTATAGCGGGATATGCGGTTGCTACGGGCACAGGGATATTCAGGATATACAACAACAGGCACTGGCTTACCGATGTGGCGGCCGGCGCAGGCATAGGTATACTGAGCACCAAGATCGCTTACTGGATAAACCCTATTGTAAAGCGTACACTATTCGGGTCGAAAGAAAGCAAATCAACTTCTGTTCTCGTCCCTTCGTATGACGGCAAGCAGGTAGGGTTATGTTTTGTACGGACTTTTTGA
- a CDS encoding outer membrane beta-barrel family protein: MVTKYPFKKIFLCLILFFAAASFYAQTKTVTISGTIADSATQKGLPYANAVVKKDEALVAGTVSNEEGLFTLTNVTPGNYTLEITSMGYKPHAQELYVGTLSQFLNVGTVELTEDAQLLNEVVIEKANDAISDRMDKKSFAVSDNIAQSGGSVLQAIQNLPGVTIQDGKVLLRGNDKVMLLVDGKQTAMTGFSGQTGLDNIPASAIERIEIINNPSAKYDANGNAGIINIIYKKNKEEGLNGKVGLGSGFGALWERKANLPTIRPQYQMTPKVNPSLSLNYRKEKLNIYFQGDYLYTETLNKNEFVTRTYDDGTVINQQTKRNRNTHFTTFKTGVDWNFNERNSFTLSALFGSEKILDHGDEPFFNADYSQRLRLWQFLEDELKTTVMASAGYQHKFKDPGHLLNAGINYTFHRENEKYFFDNILPDYTGKDSFKLLSDESVIDVSVDYIRPLRYGRLETGFKFRNRLIPTNMHFYPGLNSPLDASAGGKAIYEEAIPALYGNYVFESRKIEAEAGLRMEYFDLEYEVNRNHPVYKSSGYSYFQPFPNLRFAYKINDNNKLSLFYNRRVDRPNEVDIRIFPKYDDAEIIKVGNPGLRPQFTNSIELGYKATIGKGYLFASLYQKFVDGTITRIATTAPGSTLIYNVFQNAGKSSNTGAEVVISREVASWYSFNLNLNAYRNTIDPFSVNILYPVPVIVSNGRQQMTSGNIKFNNTFNFAKTFTGQLQAAYLAPDIVPQGKTGHRFSVDMGLKKMIQKGKGELFLNATDLFNMLVIRKEVQGNGFRYTSRDYYETQVVRFGYSYKF, translated from the coding sequence GTGGTTACCAAATACCCTTTCAAAAAAATATTCCTTTGCCTGATATTGTTTTTTGCGGCAGCATCATTTTATGCCCAGACAAAAACTGTAACTATTTCCGGCACTATAGCCGATAGTGCTACTCAAAAAGGACTGCCTTATGCCAATGCGGTGGTAAAAAAAGACGAAGCACTGGTGGCAGGAACGGTAAGCAATGAAGAAGGATTGTTTACGCTTACCAATGTCACGCCGGGGAATTACACCCTTGAAATTACATCAATGGGTTACAAGCCTCATGCACAGGAACTGTATGTTGGCACGCTTTCGCAATTCCTGAATGTGGGCACTGTCGAACTGACCGAAGATGCCCAACTGCTCAACGAAGTAGTTATTGAGAAAGCCAACGATGCCATAAGCGACAGGATGGACAAAAAGTCCTTTGCTGTGAGCGACAATATTGCGCAAAGCGGGGGATCGGTATTGCAGGCGATACAAAACCTGCCGGGCGTAACTATCCAGGATGGCAAAGTACTGCTGCGTGGCAATGACAAAGTAATGCTGCTTGTTGATGGCAAACAGACCGCAATGACAGGCTTCAGTGGCCAGACCGGGCTGGATAACATACCTGCATCGGCGATTGAGCGGATCGAGATCATCAATAACCCGTCGGCTAAATATGATGCGAACGGCAATGCGGGCATCATCAATATTATTTACAAAAAGAATAAAGAGGAAGGGCTTAATGGCAAAGTCGGCCTGGGTTCCGGCTTTGGTGCGCTGTGGGAAAGGAAAGCCAACCTGCCCACCATACGGCCGCAATACCAAATGACCCCAAAAGTCAATCCTTCGTTGTCGCTGAATTACCGAAAAGAAAAATTAAACATCTATTTCCAGGGGGACTACCTGTATACGGAAACGCTTAATAAGAATGAATTTGTAACGCGGACCTATGATGACGGCACCGTAATCAACCAACAGACGAAACGGAACCGCAATACCCACTTCACCACTTTTAAAACAGGAGTGGACTGGAATTTTAATGAACGGAACAGCTTTACCCTGTCGGCCCTTTTCGGGAGCGAAAAGATCCTCGACCATGGCGATGAGCCGTTTTTTAATGCTGATTATTCGCAACGGCTAAGGCTGTGGCAATTCCTTGAGGATGAACTGAAGACTACGGTAATGGCTTCGGCGGGCTACCAGCACAAATTCAAAGACCCAGGGCATTTGCTGAATGCAGGCATCAATTATACCTTTCACAGGGAAAATGAAAAATATTTTTTCGACAACATCCTGCCTGATTATACCGGAAAGGATTCGTTCAAACTCCTTTCGGATGAAAGTGTTATCGATGTGAGTGTAGATTACATAAGGCCGCTAAGGTATGGCCGCCTTGAGACAGGGTTTAAATTCCGGAACCGTCTTATTCCTACCAACATGCATTTTTATCCGGGGCTCAACTCGCCACTGGATGCCAGTGCCGGAGGAAAGGCAATTTATGAAGAGGCGATCCCTGCGCTTTATGGCAACTATGTTTTTGAAAGCAGGAAAATAGAAGCGGAAGCCGGGCTCCGGATGGAATATTTCGACCTGGAATATGAAGTGAACCGCAACCACCCGGTTTATAAAAGCAGCGGCTACAGCTATTTCCAACCCTTCCCTAACCTCCGTTTTGCCTATAAAATCAATGACAACAATAAGTTGTCCCTTTTTTACAACCGCAGGGTAGACCGGCCAAACGAGGTGGATATCAGGATTTTCCCGAAGTATGACGATGCAGAGATCATCAAGGTGGGCAATCCGGGGCTGCGCCCGCAATTTACCAATTCGATAGAGTTGGGCTATAAGGCTACTATAGGCAAAGGCTACCTCTTTGCTTCACTATACCAAAAGTTTGTAGATGGCACCATTACACGGATAGCTACTACGGCACCAGGAAGTACACTGATATATAATGTTTTCCAGAACGCGGGAAAGAGTTCCAACACAGGAGCCGAGGTGGTCATTTCGCGTGAAGTGGCTTCATGGTATTCTTTTAACCTCAACCTCAACGCTTACCGGAATACAATAGATCCGTTTTCTGTAAACATCCTGTACCCTGTTCCGGTAATTGTTTCTAATGGGAGGCAGCAGATGACATCAGGGAACATCAAATTCAACAACACCTTTAATTTTGCGAAAACCTTTACCGGGCAGCTACAGGCGGCTTACCTTGCACCGGATATTGTGCCGCAGGGTAAGACAGGCCACCGGTTTTCGGTAGACATGGGGCTTAAAAAAATGATACAAAAAGGTAAAGGCGAACTGTTCCTGAATGCTACCGACCTGTTTAACATGCTTGTTATCAGAAAAGAAGTGCAGGGCAACGGTTTCCGCTATACGAGCAGGGATTATTATGAGACACAGGTAGTACGTTTTGGATACAGCTATAAGTTTTGA